A genomic segment from Saimiri boliviensis isolate mSaiBol1 chromosome 14, mSaiBol1.pri, whole genome shotgun sequence encodes:
- the UHRF1 gene encoding E3 ubiquitin-protein ligase UHRF1, producing the protein MWIQVRTMDGRQTHTVDSLSRLTKVEELRRKIQELFHVEPGLQRLFYRGKQMEDGHTLFDYEVRLNDTIQLLVRQSLVLPHSAKERDSELSDTDSGCCLGQSESDKSSTHGEAAAETDSKAGLVDKDVWDETELGLYKVNEYVDARDTNMGAWFEAQVVRVTRKAPSRDEPCSSTASPALEEDVIYHVKYDDYPENGVVQMSSRDVRARARTIIKWQDLEVGQVVMLNYNPDNPKERGFWYDAEISRKRETRTARELYANVVLGDDSLNDCRIIFVDEVFKIERPGEGSPMVDNPMRRKSGPSCKHCKDDVNRLCRVCACHLCGGRQDPDKQLMCDECDMAFHIYCLQPPLSSIPSEDEWYCPECRNDASEVVLAGERLRESKKKAKMASATSSSQRDWGKGMACVGRTKECTIVPSNHYGPIPGIPVGTMWRFRVQVSESGVHRPHVAGIHGRSNDGAYSLVLAGGYEDDVDHGNFFTYTGSGGRDLSGNKRTAEQSCDQKLTNTNRALALNCFAPINDQEGAEAKDWRSGKPVRVVRNVKGGKHSKYAPAEGNRYDGIYKVVKYWPEKGKSGFLVWRYLLRRDDNEPGPWTKEGKDRIKKLGLTMQYPEGYLEALANREREKENRKREEEEQEGGFSASRTGKGKWKRKSPGGGPGRAGSPRRSSKKSKVEPYSLTAQQSSLIREDESNAKLWNEVLASLKDRPASGSPFQMFLSKVEEAFQCICCQELVFRPITTVCQHNVCKDCLDRSFRAQVFSCPACRYDLGRSYAMQVNQPLQTVLNQLFPGYGNGR; encoded by the exons ATGGAGGATGGCCACACTCTCTTTGACTATGAGGTCCGCCTGAACGACACCATTCAGCTCCTGGTCCGCCAGAGCCTCGTGCTTCCCCACAGCGCCAAGGAGCGGGACTCTGAACTCTCCGACACCGACTCTGGGTGCTGCCTGGGCCAGAGTGAGTCGGACAAGTCCTCCACCCACGGCGAGGCGGCCGCTGAGACGGACAGCAAAGCGGGCCTGGTGGACAAAGACGTGTGGGATGAGACGGAGCTGGGGTTGTACAAG GTCAATGAGTACGTCGATGCTCGGGACACGAACATGGGGGCGTGGTTTGAGGCTCAAGTAGTCCGGGTGACGCGGAAGGCCCCCTCCCGGGACGAGCCCTGCAGCTCCACGGCCAGCCCAGCGCTGGAGGAAGATGTCATTTACCACGTGAAATACGATGA CTACCCGGAGAACGGCGTGGTCCAGATGAGCTCCAGGGACGTTCGAGCGCGCGCCCGGACCATCATCAAGTGGCAGGACCTGGAGGTGGGCCAGGTGGTCATGCTCAACTACAACCCCGACAACCCCAAGGAGCGGGGCTTCTGGTATGACGCGGAGATCTCCAGGAAGCGTGAGACCAGGACGGCACGGGAACTCTACGCCAACGTGGTACTCGG GGATGATTCTCTGAACGACTGTCGGATCATCTTCGTGGATGAAGTCTTCAAGATCGAGCGTCCTGGCGAAGGGAGTCCCATGGTTGACAACCCCATGAGAC GGAAGAGCGGGCCGTCCTGCAAGCACTGTAAGGACGACGTGAACCGGCTCTGCCGGGTCTGCGCTTGCCACTTGTGCGGCGGCCGGCAGGACCCCGACAAGCAGCTCATGTGTGACGAGTGTGACATGGCCTTCCACATCTACTGCCTGCAGCCGCCCCTCAGCAGCATTCCCAGCGAGGACGAGTG GTACTGCCCCGAGTGCCGGAATGATGCCAGCGAGGTGGTGCTGGCGGGCGAGAGGCTGAGAGAGAGCAAAAAGAAGGCGAAGATGGCATCGGCCACGTCATCCTCACAGCGGGACTGGGGCAAG GGCATGGCATGTGTGGGCCGCACCAAGGAGTGCACCATCGTCCCGTCCAACCACTACGGACCCATCCCGGGCATCCCCGTGGGCACCATGTGGCGGTTCCGTGTCCAG GTCAGCGAGTCGGGCGTCCATCGGCCCCACGTGGCCGGCATTCACGGCCGGAGCAATGACGGAGCGTACTCCCTCGTCCTGGCGGGGGGCTATGAGGATGAcgtg GACCATGGGAATTTTTTCACATACACAGGTAGTGGTGGCCGAGATCTTTCCGGCAATAAGAGGACCGCGGAGCAGTCCTGCGATCAGAAACTCACCAACACCAACAG GGCGCTGGCTCTCAACTGCTTTGCTCCCATCAATGACCAAGAAGGTGCCGAGGCCAAGGACTGGCGGTCAGGGAAGCCAGTCAGGGTGGTACGCAACGTCAAGGGCGGCAAACACAGCAAGTACGCCCCCGCCGAGGGCAACCGCTACGATGGCATCTACAAA GTGGTGAAGTACTGGCCAGAGAAGGGGAAGTCCGGGTTCCTCGTGTGGCGCTATCTCCTGCGGAGGGACGACAACGAGCCCGGCCCTTGGACGAAGGAGGGGAAGGACCGGATCAAGAAGCTGGGGCTGACCATGCAG TATCCAGAAGGCTACTTGGAGGCCCTGGCCAaccgagagagagagaaggagaacaggaagagggaggaggaggagcaggaggggggCTTCTCGGCCTCCAGGACGGGCAAGGGCAAGTGGAAGCGGAAGTCACCAG GAGGCGGCCCAGGCAGGGCCGGGTCCCCGCGCCGCTCGTCCAAGAAAAGCAAGGTGGAGCCCTACAGCCTCACGGCGCAGCAGAGCAGCCTCATCAGAGAGGACGAGAGCAACGCCAAGCTGTGGAACGAGGTCCTGGCGTCACTCAAGGACCGGCCAGCGAGCGGCAGCCCG TTCCAGATGTTCCTGAGTAAAGTGGAGGAGGCGTTCCAGTGCATCTGCTGTCAGGAGCTGGTGTTCCGGCCCATCACGACCGTGTGTCAGCACAATGTGTGCAAG GACTGCCTGGACAGGTCGTTCCGGGCACAGGTGTTCAGCTGTCCCGCCTGCCGCTACGACCTGGGCCGGAGCTACGCCATGCAGGTGAACCAGCCTCTGCAGACCGTCCTGAACCAGCTCTTCCCCGGCTACGGCAACGGCCGGTGA